One part of the Arabidopsis thaliana chromosome 1 sequence genome encodes these proteins:
- the DEK1 gene encoding calpain-type cysteine protease family (DEFECTIVE KERNEL 1 (DEK1); FUNCTIONS IN: cysteine-type endopeptidase activity, calcium-dependent cysteine-type endopeptidase activity; INVOLVED IN: cell fate specification, embryo development ending in seed dormancy; LOCATED IN: plasma membrane; EXPRESSED IN: 27 plant structures; EXPRESSED DURING: 13 growth stages; CONTAINS InterPro DOMAIN/s: Peptidase C2, calpain, domain III (InterPro:IPR022683), Peptidase C2, calpain, large subunit, domain III (InterPro:IPR022682), Peptidase, cysteine peptidase active site (InterPro:IPR000169), Concanavalin A-like lectin/glucanase (InterPro:IPR008985), Peptidase C2, calpain, catalytic domain (InterPro:IPR001300), Peptidase C2, calpain family (InterPro:IPR022684); Has 3377 Blast hits to 2425 proteins in 256 species: Archae - 0; Bacteria - 87; Metazoa - 1580; Fungi - 264; Plants - 115; Viruses - 0; Other Eukaryotes - 1331 (source: NCBI BLink).), with translation MEGDERGVLLACVISGTLFTVFGSGSFWILWAVNWRPWRLYSWIFARKWPKVLQGPQLDILCGVLSLFAWIVVVSPIAILIGWGSWLIVILDRHIIGLAIIMAGTALLLAFYSIMLWWRTQWQSSRAVALLLLLGVALLCAYELCAVYVTAGAHASQQYSPSGFFFGVSAIALAINMLFICRMVFNGNGLDVDEYVRRAYKFAYSDCIEVGPVACLPEPPDPNELYPRQTSRASHLGLLYLGSLVVLLAYSVLYGLTARESRWLGGITSAAVIVLDWNIGACLYGFKLLQNRVLALFVAGISRLFLICFGIHYWYLGHCISYIFVASVLSGAAVSRHLSITDPSAARRDALQSTVIRLREGFRRKEQNSSSSSSDGCGSSIKRSSSIDAGHTGCTNEANRTAESCTADNLTRTGSSQEGINSDKSEESGRPSLGLRSSSCRSVVQEPEAGTSYFMDKVSDQNNTLVVCSSSGLDSQGYESSTSNSANQQLLDMNLALAFQDQLNNPRIASILKKKAKEGDLELTNLLQDKGLDPNFAVMLKEKNLDPTILALLQRSSLDADRDHRDNTDITIIDSNSVDNTLPNQISLSEELRLRGLEKWLKLSRLLLHHVAGTPERAWGLFSLVFILETIIVAIFRPKTITIINSSHQQFEFGFSVLLLSPVVCSIMAFLRSLQVEEMALTSKSRKYGFVAWLLSTSVGLSLSFLSKSSVLLGISLTVPLMAACLSIAVPIWMHNGYQFWVPQLSCGDQARDLRSPRIKGFILWICVVLFAGSVISLGAIISAKPLDDLKYKLFSARENNVTSPYTSSVYLGWAMSSGIALVVTAILPIVSWFATYRFSHSSAVCLMIFSVVLVAFCGTSYLEVVKSRDDQLPTKGDFLAALLPLACIPALLSLCCGMVKWKDDCWILSRGVYVFFSIGLLLLFGAIAAVIAVKPWTIGVSFLLVLFLMVVTIGVIHLWASNNFYLTRKQTSFVCFLALLLGLAAFLLGWHQDKAFAGASVGYFTFLSLLAGRALAVLLSPPIVVYSPRVLPVYVYDAHADCGKNVSAAFLVLYGIALATEGWGVVASLIIYPPFAGAAVSAITLVVAFGFAVSRPCLTLEMMEVAVRFLSKDTIVQAISRSATKTRNALSGTYSAPQRSASSAALLVGDPSAMRDKAGNFVLPRDDVMKLRDRLRNEERVAGSIFYKMQCRKGFRHEPPTNVDYRRDMCAHARVLALEEAIDTEWVYMWDKFGGYLLLLLGLTAKAERVQDEVRLRLFLDSIGFSDLSARKISKWKPEDRRQFEIIQESYLREKEMEEESLMQRREEEGRGKERRKALLEKEERKWKEIEASLIPSIPNAGSREAAAMAAAIRAVGGDSVLEDSFARERVSGIARRIRTAQLERRAQQTGISGAVCVLDDEPMISGKHCGQMDSSVCQSQKISFSVTAMIQSDSGPVCLFGTEFQKKVCWEILVAGSEQGIEAGQVGLRLITKGERQTTVAREWYIGATSITDGRWHTVTITIDADAGEATCYIDGGFDGYQNGLPLSIGSAIWEQGAEVWLGVRPPIDVDAFGRSDSDGVESKMHIMDVFLWGKCLSEEEAASLHAAIGMADLDMIDLSDDNWQWTDSPPRVDGWDSDPADVDLYDRDDVDWDGQYSSGRKRRSGRDFVMSVDSFARRHRKPRMETQEDINQRMRSVELAVKEALSARGDKQFTDQEFPPNDRSLFVDTQNPPSKLQVVSEWMRPDSIVKENGSDSRPCLFSGDANPSDVCQGRLGDCWFLSAVAVLTEVSRISEVIITPEYNEEGIYTVRFCIQGEWVPVVIDDWIPCESPGKPAFATSRKLNELWVSMVEKAYAKLHGSYEALEGGLVQDALVDLTGGAGEEIDLRSAQAQIDLASGRLWSQLLRFKQEGFLLGAGSPSGSDVHVSSSGIVQGHAYSVLQVREVDGHRLVQIRNPWANEVEWNGPWSDSSPEWTDRMKHKLKHVPQSKEGIFWMSWQDFQIHFRSIYVCRVYPREMRYSVNGQWRGYSAGGCQDYSSWHQNPQFRLRATGSDASLPIHVFITLTQGVGFSRTTPGFRNYQSSHDSQLFYIGLRILKTRGRRAAYNIFLHESVGGTDYVNSREISCEMVLDPDPKGYTIVPTTIHPGEEAPFVLSVFTKASIVLEAL, from the exons TCGGGTACCCTTTTCACGGTTTTCGGTTCGGGTTCGTTTTGGATACTTTGGGCTGTTAATTGGCGGCCATGGCGTCTCTACAG TTGGATCTTTGCTAGAAAATGGCCAAAAGTATTGCAAGGTCCTCAGCTTGATATACTATGTGGTGTTCTATCTCTTTTTGCTTGGATTGTGGTAGTATCCCCTATTGCAATCTTGATAGGATGGGGTTCTTGGCTGATTGTGATATTGGATCGACATATCATTGGGCTGGCGATAATAATGGCTGGAACAGCCCTTTTACTGGCATTCTACTCAATCATGCTTTGGTGGAGGACCCAGTGGCAAAGCTCAA GAGCTGTCGCTTTACTTCTCCTTCTTGGTGTTGCCTTACTATGTGCGTATGAACTCTGTGCTGTCTATGTTACGGCTGGTGCGCATGCATCTCAGCAATATTCTCCTTCTGGTTTCTTTTTCGGTGTATCAGCAATCGCGTTGGCAATTAACATGCTATTTATCTGCCGCATGGTCTTTAATG GAAATGGTTTAGATGTGGACGAATATGTAAGGAGGGCATATAAATTTGCTTATTCAGATTGTATAGAAGTGGGTCCTGTGGCTTGTTTGCCTGAACCTCCTGATCCTAATGAATTATATCCCCGGCAAACCAGCAG GGCTTCACATCTTGGCCTTCTGTACCTGGGCTCACTCGTAGTTCTCCTTGCCTACTCAGTCCTATATGGTCTCACAGCTAGGGAATCACGTTGGCTTGGAGGAATCACATCAGCTGCAGTTATTGTTCTTg ACTGGAATATTGGGGCATGCTTGTATGGGTTTAAGCTTCTTCAGAATCGTGTTCTGGCACTTTTTGTTGCTGGCATATCCCGTCTTTTCCTAATATGTTTTGGCATACACTACTG GTACCTAGGGCATTGTATTAGTTACATTTTCGTAGCATCAGTTCTATCAGGTGCTGCTGTTTCTCGGCATCTATCTATAACAGACCCATCAGCTGCAAGAAGAGATGCCTTACAGAGCACAGTGATCCGCTTGAGAGAAGGTTTTCGGAGAAAAGAGCAGAATAGTTCTTCAAGTTCTTCAGATGGTTGTGGCTCAAGTATAAAAAGAAGTAGTAGTATCGATGCTGGCCATACTGGTTGTACTAATGAAGCAAATCGTACGGCAGAATCTTGCACGGCTGACAATCTAACTCGAACAGGCAGCTCTCAGGAGGGAATCAATAGCGACAAAAGCGAAGAAAGTGGAAGACCAAGCTTAGGTTTACGTAGTAGTTCATGTCGTTCTGTGGTCCAAGAGCCCGAAGCAGGAACGTCTTATTTTATGGACAAAGTTTCTGATCAAAATAACACTCTTGTTGTTTGTTCGAGCAGTGGTCTAGATAGCCAAGGTTACGAGTCTAGCACATCGAATTCTGCAAACCAGCAGCTTTTGGATATGAATTTGGCTCTTGCTTTCCAGGACCAGTTAAACAATCCTAGGATAGCCTCGATACttaagaagaaagcaaaagaaggtGATCTTGAACTGACTAATTTGCTGCAAGACAAGGGGTTGGACCCTAACTTTGCTGTAAtgttgaaggaaaaaaacttgGATCCTACTATATTGGCACTACTTCAGAGGAGTAGTTTGGATGCAGATAGAGATCACCGCGACAATACTGATATTACAATCATTGACTCAAACAGTGTTGACAATACTTTGCCAAATCAGATTTCTTTATCCGAAGAATTGAGACTCCGTGGACTAGAGAAGTGGCTTAAGTTGTCTAGACTTCTTCTGCACCATGTAGCGGGGACACCAGAGAGAGCATGGGGCCTCTTTAGTCTTGTCTTTATCCTTGAAACAATCATTGTGGCCATTTTTCGCCCAAAGACCATCACGATTATAAATTCTAGTCATCAACAG TTCGAATTTGGTTTCTCTGTGCTGCTATTGTCACCTGTTGTCTGTTCAATAATGGCTTTTCTTCGGTCTCTTCAAGTTGAGGAAATGGCCTTGACATCAAAATCTCGCAAG TATGGCTTTGTTGCCTGGCTTCTGAGCACATCAGTTGGATTGTCACTCTCGTTCTTGAG TAAATCGTCAGTACTTCTGGGAATATCCTTGACTGTGCCCCTCATGGCAGCATGCCTGTCTATTGCTGTTCCCATATGGATGCATAATGGGTACCAATTTTGGGTTCCACAGTTATCATGTGGTGACCAGGCAAGAGATTTACGATCTCCCAGGATAAAG GGGTTTATTCTTTGgatttgtgttgtgttgtttgCGGGTTCTGTAATTTCTCTTGGTGCGATTATATCTGCTAAACCTTTGGATGATTTAAAGTATAAGCTGTTTAGTGCCAGAGAAAACAACGTCACGTCACCATATACATCTTCTGTATACCTTGGTTGGGCAATGTCATCTGGAATTGCTTTAGTAGTTACCGCCATTCTACCAATAGTTTCATGGTTTGCAACTTATAGGTTTTCCCACTCTTCTGCTGTCTGTCTCATGATATTCTCAG TTGTTCTCGTGGCATTTTGTGGAACTTCATATTTGGAAGTTGTAAAATCTAGAGATGATCAGTTGCCCACAAAGGGTGATTTCCTTGCGGCCTTGCTTCCACTTGCATGCATTCCGGCGCTGCTTTCACTATGCTGTGGGATGGTTAAATG GAAGGACGATTGTTGGATACTCTCTCGAGgtgtatatgttttcttttcaataggtcttcttcttctttttggtgcGATAGCAGCTGTCATTGCAGTCAAACCATGGACG ATAGGCGTATCTTTTCTCTTAGTTCTTTTCCTTATGGTGGTAACAATTGGTGTAATCCATCTTTGGGCGTCAAACAATTTCTATTTAACCAGGAAACAGACATCCTTTGTCTGCtttcttgctcttcttttgGGTTTGGCCGCATTCCTTCTCGGATGGCATCAAG atAAAGCATTTGCTGGAGCATCTGTTGGTTACTTTACATTCCTGTCTCTGTTGGCTGGAAGAGCATTAGCT GTTCTTCTATCCCCACCAATTGTAGTATATTCTCCAAGGGTGCTACCAGTATATGTCTACGATGCTCATGCTGATTGCGGAAAGAATGTCAG TGCTGCATTTCTTGTCCTGTATGGAATTGCTTTGGCAACAGAAGGCTGGGGTGTTGTTGCTAGTCTGATAATTTATCCTCCGTTTGCGGGTGCTGCTGTATCAGCTATCACCCTTGTAGTAGCCTTTGGGTTTGCTGTTTCTCGCCCATGTTTGACTCTTGAG ATGATGGAGGTTGCTGTACGCTTTCTTAGCAAGGATACTATAGTGCAAGCTATCTCTCGATCTGCCACGAAA ACAAGAAATGCTCTATCCGGCACGTATTCAGCTCCCCAAAGGTCCGCCAGCTCTGCAGCTCTTCTGGTTGGGGATCCCTCTGCAATGCGTGATAAAGCAGGGAACTTTGTGCTTCCTAGAGATGATGTCATGAAATTAAGGGATCGTCTCAGGAACGAAGAAAGAGTTGCTGGATCAATCTTCTACAAAATGCAATGCAGGAAAGGATTCCGTCATGAACCACCTACAAATGTAGATTATAGAAGAGACATGTGTGCCCATGCAAGAGTTTTGGCACTGGAAGAGGCAATTGATACAGAATGGGTGTATATGTGGGACAAATTTGGTGGTTATTTACTACTATTGTTAGGTTTGACAGCTAAGGCGGAGAGAGTTCAG GATGAGGTACGGTTGCGGCTCTTCTTAGATAGCATTGGGTTCTCGGATTTAAGTGCCAGAAAAATCAGTAAATGGAAGCCAGAGGATAGAAGACAATTCGAAATTATTCAAGAGAG ttatctgagagagaaagagatggaagAGGAAAGCCTTATGCAGAGacgtgaagaagaagggagaggtaaagaaagaaggaaagcTCTTTTGGAGAAGGAAGAGCGCAAATGGAAGGAAATTGAAGCGTCCCTTATTCCATCTATTCCTAATGCTGGTAGCAGGGAGGCAGCAGCCATGGCAGCTGCAATACGTGCTGTTGGGGGTGATTCTGTCCTTGAGGATTCCTTCGCAAGAGAGAGGGTCTCGGGTATTGCACGTAGGATACGCACTGCTCAACTAGAACGACGTGCACAACAG ACTGGAATATCTGGGGcagtttgtgttcttgatgatgaaccAATGATAAGTGGTAAACATTGCGGCCAAATGGACTCAAGTGTCTGTCAAAGTCAGAAGATTAGCTTTTCCGTTACAGCAATGATCCAATCCGATTCTGGACCTGTATGTCTTTTTGGCACTGaatttcaaaagaaagtaTGTTGGGAGATTCTGGTTGCTGGTTCTGAGCAAGGAATTGAGGCTGGCCAAGTTGGGCTTAGGTTGATAACAAAAGGTGAGAGGCAGACAACCGTTGCTAGAGAGTGGTATATTGGTGCAACCAGCATAACTGATGGAAG GTGGCATACAGTGACAATCACAATTGATGCTGATGCGGGGGAAGCTACTTGTTACATAGATGGTGGGTTTGATGGCTACCAGAATGGGTTACCTCTAAGTATTGGCAGTGCCATTTGGGAACAAGGAGCTGAAGTTTGGTTGGGTGTTAGGCCACCTATAGATGTTGATGCATTCGGGAGATCAGATAGTGATGGCGTCGAATCAAAGATGCATATTATGGATGTTTTCCTTTGGGGGAAATGCTTAAGTGAAGAAGAGGCCGCTTCTTTGCATGCAGCCATTGGCATGGCTGACTTAGACATGATTGATTTGTCTGATGACAATTGGCAATGGACGGATTCACCCCCCAGA GTCGATGGTTGGGATAGTGATCCTGCCGATGTTGATCTCTATGATAGGGATGACGTAGATTGGGATGGACAATATTCCAGTGGGAGGAAAAGAAGATCAGGTCGGGATTTTGTAATGAGTGTCGATTCCTTTGCCAGGAGACACAGGAAACCCAGGATGGAGACACAAGAAGATATAAATCAAAGAATGCGTTCAGTTGAGTTGGCTGTCAAAGAAGCTCTCTCTGCACGAGGTGATAAGCAATTTACTGACCAGGAATTTCCTCCAAATGATCGCTCTTTATTTGTGGATACACAAAATCCCCCATCAAAATTGCAG GTTGTTTCTGAATGGATGAGACCTGACTCCATTGTGAAAGAAAACGGTAGTGATTCCCGTCCCTGCCTGTTCTCTGGGGATGCAAATCCTTCAGATGTTTGCCAG GGGCGTTTGGGGGATTGTTGGTTCTTAAGCGCCGTTGCAGTTTTGACAGAGGTTTCACGAATATCTGAAGTGATCATTACTCCTGAATACAACGAGGAAGGGATCTACACTGTTCGTTTTTGTATTCAG GGTGAGTGGGTTCCTGTTGTTATCGATGACTGGATTCCATGTGAATCACCTGGTAAACCAGCTTTTGCTACTAGCAGAAAGCTCAATGAACTCTGGGTCTCCATGGTGGAGAAAGCATATGCCAAGCTCCATGGTTCTTATGAGGCACTGGAGGGGGGACTGGTTCAGGATGCTCTTGTCGACCTAACTGGAGGAGCTGGTGAGGAGATTGACTTGCGGAGTGCTCAAGCACAAATAGATCTTGCAAGTGGCAGATTGTGGTCTCAATTGTTACGTTTTAAACAAGAGGGGTTCTTACTTGGTGCTGGAAGTCCATCAGGATCTGATGTTCATGTATCTTCCAGTGGCATTGTGCAAGGGCATGCTTACTCCGTCTTACAG GTGAGAGAGGTTGATGGGCACAGACTTGTTCAGATTCGAAATCCATGGGCTAATGAAGTTGAGTGGAATGGTCCCTGGTCAGACTCATCCCCAGAGTGGACTGATAGGATGAAGCACAAGCTGAAGCATGTTCCACAG TCAAAAGAAGGTATATTCTGGATGTCTTGGCAAGATTTCCAGATTCATTTCAGATCAATATATGTGTGTCGGGTTTACCCCCGTGAGATGCGCTACTCTGTAAATGGCCAATGGCGAGGTTATAGTGCCGGTGGCTGCCAAGATTATAGCTCATGGCATCAAAATCCACAATTCAGGCTGAGGGCAACTGGTTCTGATGCATCTTTACCAATTCATGTGTTCATCACCTTAACTCAG GGCGTAGGTTTCTCGAGAACAACTCCTGGATTTCGTAACTACCAATCAAGCCATGATTCACAGTTGTTCTATATCGGATTGAGGATTCTTAAAACTCGTGGACGTCGTGCTGCTTACAACATATTTCTTCATGAATCTGTTGGTGGAACAGACTATGTGAATTCCCGTGAGATTTCATGTGAAATGGTTCTTGACCCTGATCCTAAGGGTTATACTATTGTCCCAACCACGATACACCCAGGGGAAGAAGCACCTTTTGTCCTTTCAGTCTTCACAAAAGCATCCATTGTTCTTGAAGCTTTGTAG